In a single window of the Luteimonas viscosa genome:
- the pilG gene encoding twitching motility response regulator PilG, whose product MTQDDSRAASLDGLRVMVIDDSKTIRRTAETLLKREGAEVVTAVDGFEALAKIADQKPQIIFVDIMMPRLDGYQTCALIKNNQMFKSTPVIMLSSKDGLFDKARGRIVGSEQYVTKPFTREELLDAIRTHVKA is encoded by the coding sequence ATGACGCAAGACGACAGCCGCGCCGCCAGTCTCGATGGCCTGCGGGTGATGGTGATCGATGACTCGAAGACCATCCGCCGAACCGCCGAGACCCTGCTCAAGCGCGAGGGCGCCGAGGTGGTGACCGCCGTCGACGGCTTCGAGGCGCTCGCCAAGATCGCCGACCAGAAGCCGCAGATCATCTTCGTCGACATCATGATGCCGCGCCTGGATGGCTACCAGACCTGCGCGCTGATCAAGAACAACCAGATGTTCAAGAGCACGCCGGTGATCATGCTGTCCTCCAAGGACGGCCTGTTCGACAAGGCGCGCGGCCGCATCGTCGGCTCCGAGCAGTACGTCACCAAGCCATTCACGCGCGAGGAACTCCTCGACGCGATCCGTACCCATGTCAAGGCGTAA
- a CDS encoding energy transducer TonB yields the protein MSTLALPPAPPRIGERERLSATLVLSLLLHGMLVLGVGFALDEAAPLRPTLDVILTETTSPLTQAQADFLAQASNQGGGEHERSTRPRDDQAGLVAQAEPGVAPIEMRAQSPSAQPPPQARVVASQRGETPLPTPDARPQADDSALPRGPERVERDLAMARLAAEIHLRSERYAKRPKRKFVSASTQEWAYASYLRDWVDRVQRVGNLNYPDEARRRRLSGELVISVAIRRDGSVERADIIRSSGSRLLDDAALRIARLAEPYSPLPRTEEEIDILHVTRTWQFLPGGELIDD from the coding sequence ATGTCCACCCTCGCCCTGCCCCCCGCCCCGCCGCGCATCGGCGAACGCGAACGCCTCAGCGCCACCCTGGTGCTGTCGCTGCTGCTGCACGGGATGCTGGTGCTGGGCGTGGGCTTCGCCCTGGACGAGGCCGCGCCGCTGCGGCCCACGCTCGACGTGATCCTGACCGAGACCACCAGCCCGCTGACCCAGGCGCAGGCCGACTTCCTGGCCCAGGCCAGCAACCAGGGCGGTGGCGAGCACGAGCGCAGCACCCGCCCGCGCGACGACCAGGCCGGGCTGGTGGCGCAGGCCGAACCGGGCGTGGCGCCGATCGAGATGCGCGCGCAGTCGCCCAGCGCGCAGCCGCCGCCGCAGGCGCGCGTGGTCGCCAGCCAGCGCGGCGAGACGCCATTGCCCACGCCCGACGCCCGCCCGCAGGCCGACGACAGCGCCCTGCCGCGCGGACCCGAACGGGTCGAACGCGACCTGGCGATGGCGCGGCTGGCGGCCGAGATCCACCTGCGATCGGAGCGCTACGCCAAGCGCCCGAAGCGCAAGTTCGTCTCCGCCAGCACCCAGGAATGGGCCTACGCCAGCTACCTGCGCGACTGGGTCGACCGGGTCCAGCGCGTGGGCAACCTCAACTACCCCGACGAGGCGCGCCGGCGCCGGCTGTCCGGCGAACTGGTGATCAGCGTGGCGATCCGCCGCGATGGTTCGGTCGAGCGCGCCGACATCATCCGCTCCAGTGGCAGCCGCCTGCTCGACGATGCGGCGCTGCGCATCGCCAGGCTGGCCGAACCCTATTCGCCGCTGCCGCGGACCGAGGAGGAGATCGACATCCTGCACGTCACCCGCACCTGGCAGTTCCTGCCGGGCGGGGAGCTGATCGACGATTGA
- the tsaB gene encoding tRNA (adenosine(37)-N6)-threonylcarbamoyltransferase complex dimerization subunit type 1 TsaB: MRLLAFETATEACSVALLVDGEVQERFEIAPRRHAELALPWAGELLAQAGVAKSQLDAIAVGRGPGAFTGVRLAVALAQGIALALDRPVVGVSTLAALAARAQGDRVLAAIDARMGEVYLGAFVRVDGGLQALGAETVVPPAQAELPEGREWQGVGTGFDAAEGALRKRLAGALASADGTALPHAADVARLGARAFARGEAIAPERLQPAYLRDNVALTLVQQQAQRAARA, encoded by the coding sequence ATGAGACTGCTCGCTTTCGAAACCGCCACCGAAGCCTGTTCCGTCGCCCTGCTGGTCGATGGCGAGGTGCAGGAACGCTTCGAGATCGCGCCGCGGCGCCACGCCGAGCTGGCGCTGCCCTGGGCCGGCGAGCTGCTGGCGCAGGCCGGCGTGGCGAAATCGCAGCTCGACGCGATCGCGGTGGGCCGCGGACCCGGCGCGTTCACCGGCGTGCGCCTGGCGGTGGCGCTGGCACAGGGCATCGCACTGGCGCTGGACCGCCCGGTGGTCGGGGTGTCGACGCTGGCGGCGCTGGCCGCGCGCGCGCAAGGCGACCGCGTGCTCGCGGCGATCGATGCGCGGATGGGCGAGGTGTACCTGGGCGCGTTCGTGCGCGTGGACGGCGGGTTGCAGGCGCTCGGCGCCGAGACCGTGGTGCCGCCGGCCCAGGCCGAGCTCCCGGAAGGTCGCGAATGGCAGGGCGTCGGCACCGGCTTCGACGCGGCCGAGGGAGCCTTGCGCAAGCGCCTGGCCGGGGCGCTGGCATCGGCGGACGGAACGGCATTGCCGCACGCGGCCGATGTCGCGCGCCTGGGCGCGCGGGCGTTCGCGCGCGGCGAGGCGATCGCGCCGGAACGCCTGCAGCCGGCCTACCTGCGCGACAACGTGGCGCTGACCCTGGTACAGCAGCAGGCGCAGCGCGCCGCCCGCGCCTGA
- the lepB gene encoding signal peptidase I codes for MTKAVTYHPDDGGRERGWLRRELPSLLLTIALLVVARSSFANHYHVPSGSMEPTLLPGDRVVVDMSAYGLRVPFTAIELLARGEPAPGEVVVFRSPVDGTRLIKRVVAVGGQRVALVDGRLRIDGQPLQPDGSADAERFGDRLVRLDLADGGGPDIAPFTIPDDMVLVLGDHRGRSADGRYFGLVPRQAFYGKALGVYWRRGEGPLWQRL; via the coding sequence ATGACGAAGGCAGTTACGTATCACCCCGACGACGGCGGCCGGGAGCGCGGCTGGCTGCGCCGCGAACTGCCGTCGCTGCTGCTGACGATCGCGCTGCTGGTGGTCGCGCGTTCGTCGTTCGCCAACCACTACCACGTGCCCAGCGGTTCGATGGAACCGACCCTGCTGCCGGGCGACCGCGTGGTGGTCGACATGAGCGCCTACGGACTGCGCGTGCCGTTCACCGCGATCGAGCTGCTGGCGCGCGGCGAGCCCGCGCCCGGCGAGGTCGTGGTGTTCCGCTCGCCGGTGGACGGCACCCGGCTGATCAAGCGGGTGGTCGCCGTGGGCGGCCAGCGTGTGGCGCTGGTGGACGGGCGCCTGCGCATCGACGGCCAGCCGCTCCAGCCCGACGGCTCGGCCGACGCCGAGCGCTTCGGCGACCGCCTCGTGCGGCTCGACCTGGCCGACGGCGGCGGACCGGACATCGCGCCTTTCACCATCCCCGATGACATGGTGCTGGTCCTGGGCGACCACCGGGGGCGCAGCGCCGACGGACGCTACTTCGGCCTGGTCCCGCGGCAGGCGTTCTACGGCAAGGCGCTCGGCGTGTACTGGCGCCGCGGCGAAGGCCCGCTCTGGCAGCGGCTGTAG
- a CDS encoding chemotaxis protein CheW, with protein MTQRRDPFAMLLDFEQRSLAHVAGLPEQFDAPGLWRGIGYRVGERRLASAFDDVLEIVPMPPVTPVPGAQAWMLGVGNVRGNLLPIVDLKQFLEGERTVLHETQRVLIVRQPDGDVAVTIDELFGQRSFHDEQQVEPDVVGEGRYGHFVERAYRLADQTWGVFSLGRLARTPEFRQAAA; from the coding sequence ATGACCCAGCGTCGCGACCCGTTCGCGATGCTGCTCGATTTCGAGCAGCGCAGCCTCGCGCACGTCGCGGGCCTGCCGGAACAGTTCGACGCGCCCGGGCTGTGGCGCGGGATCGGATACCGGGTCGGCGAGCGTCGCCTGGCTTCGGCGTTCGACGACGTGCTGGAAATCGTGCCGATGCCGCCGGTCACCCCGGTGCCGGGCGCGCAGGCGTGGATGCTCGGGGTCGGCAACGTCCGCGGCAACCTGCTGCCGATCGTCGACCTCAAGCAGTTCCTCGAAGGCGAGCGCACCGTACTGCACGAGACCCAGCGCGTGCTGATCGTGCGCCAGCCCGACGGCGACGTCGCCGTCACCATCGACGAACTTTTCGGCCAGCGCAGCTTCCACGATGAACAGCAGGTGGAGCCGGACGTGGTCGGGGAGGGGCGCTACGGGCATTTCGTCGAGCGGGCCTACCGGCTCGCCGACCAGACGTGGGGCGTGTTCAGCCTGGGGCGGCTGGCGCGGACGCCGGAATTCAGACAAGCCGCGGCCTGA
- a CDS encoding methyl-accepting chemotaxis protein: MSTVVDSIAGKGRGLGSNFWIAALVTTLVIFGANTGYAGWKAARLGGASTSASSLQVNSQRLANQGREAVAGDAAAFAAFKDTKAQIDQDVQQLNANFGDTAGVSGPIQTVTETWTPLAASAEQVAASEQAVSGFAANAARFNQAVPQLQAQLDELVRAMSSSGSPASQVYIALRQNVLAGNMARRVAEIQAGGAGASIAGDALARDVGVFEQVLEGLRAGDEAMNVQPLANGGAVAALTQAGTRWTAMKQDLDAIIASAPALFQAQAASAALTTGSDELLSDSQDLFSAFTAFGSLEDTSLFGNVWISIISGLLALVSLAGLLWSLNRAQRKRYEDTMELNNRNQEAIMRLLDEIGALAENDLTVKATVTEDMTGAIADSINFAVENLRDLVGTINDTSAQVASSAQETQATAMHLAEAAEHQAQEINSASSRINEIASSIDQVSKNSAESADVAQRSVQIATKGAGVVRETIAGMDSIRDQIQETSKRIKRLGESSQEIGSIVELINDISEQTNILALNAAIQAASAGEAGRGFAVVADEVQRLAERASNATKRIEALVQTIQSDTNEAVSSMEQTTSEVVAGARLAEDAGTALGEIESVSSNLAGLILGISSAAKQQSAAASNITETMNTIQSITAQTSQGANQTAQSIGNLAQLAANLRRSVADFKLPA, from the coding sequence ATGAGCACAGTAGTCGATTCGATCGCCGGCAAGGGGCGCGGACTGGGAAGCAATTTCTGGATCGCGGCGCTGGTCACCACGCTGGTGATCTTCGGCGCCAACACCGGCTATGCCGGCTGGAAGGCGGCGCGGCTGGGTGGCGCGAGCACCTCCGCCTCGAGCCTGCAGGTGAACTCGCAGCGCCTGGCCAACCAGGGCCGGGAGGCGGTGGCCGGCGACGCGGCCGCGTTCGCCGCGTTCAAGGACACCAAGGCGCAGATCGACCAGGACGTGCAGCAGCTCAACGCCAACTTCGGCGATACGGCGGGCGTGTCGGGTCCGATCCAGACGGTGACCGAGACCTGGACGCCGCTGGCCGCCAGCGCCGAGCAGGTCGCCGCGAGCGAGCAGGCGGTGAGCGGTTTCGCCGCCAACGCCGCCCGTTTCAACCAGGCGGTGCCGCAACTGCAGGCGCAGCTCGATGAACTGGTGCGCGCGATGTCCTCGAGCGGTTCGCCCGCCTCGCAGGTCTACATCGCCCTGCGCCAGAACGTGCTGGCCGGCAACATGGCGCGGCGCGTCGCGGAGATCCAGGCCGGCGGCGCCGGCGCCTCGATCGCGGGCGATGCGCTGGCGCGCGACGTCGGCGTGTTCGAGCAGGTGCTCGAGGGCCTGCGTGCGGGCGACGAGGCGATGAACGTGCAGCCGCTGGCGAACGGCGGCGCGGTCGCTGCGCTGACCCAGGCGGGCACGCGCTGGACCGCGATGAAGCAGGACCTCGACGCGATCATCGCCAGTGCGCCGGCGCTGTTCCAGGCGCAGGCCGCGTCCGCGGCGCTGACCACCGGCTCCGACGAACTGCTGTCCGACAGCCAGGACCTGTTCTCCGCGTTCACCGCCTTCGGCTCGCTCGAGGACACCAGCCTGTTCGGCAACGTCTGGATCAGCATCATCAGCGGCCTGCTGGCGCTGGTCTCGCTGGCCGGCCTGCTGTGGTCGTTGAACCGCGCCCAGCGCAAGCGCTACGAAGACACCATGGAGCTCAACAACCGCAACCAGGAGGCGATCATGCGCCTGCTGGACGAGATCGGCGCGCTCGCCGAGAACGACCTGACGGTGAAGGCGACGGTGACCGAGGACATGACCGGCGCGATCGCCGACTCGATCAACTTCGCGGTCGAGAACCTGCGCGACCTGGTCGGCACGATCAACGACACCTCGGCGCAGGTGGCGTCCAGCGCGCAGGAGACGCAGGCCACCGCCATGCACCTGGCCGAGGCCGCGGAGCACCAGGCGCAGGAGATCAACTCCGCCTCCAGCCGCATCAACGAGATCGCTTCGAGCATCGACCAGGTGTCGAAGAACTCCGCCGAATCGGCCGACGTGGCGCAGCGCTCGGTGCAGATCGCGACCAAGGGCGCGGGCGTGGTGCGCGAGACGATCGCCGGCATGGACTCGATCCGCGACCAGATCCAGGAGACCTCCAAGCGCATCAAGCGCCTGGGCGAGAGCTCCCAGGAAATCGGCTCGATCGTGGAACTGATCAACGACATCTCCGAGCAGACCAACATCCTGGCGCTCAACGCGGCCATCCAGGCCGCATCGGCGGGCGAGGCGGGCCGCGGGTTCGCGGTGGTGGCCGACGAAGTGCAGCGACTGGCCGAACGCGCGTCCAACGCGACCAAGCGGATCGAGGCGCTGGTGCAGACCATCCAGAGCGATACCAACGAGGCGGTCAGCTCGATGGAACAGACGACCTCGGAAGTGGTCGCCGGTGCGCGGCTGGCCGAGGACGCCGGCACCGCGCTGGGCGAGATCGAAAGCGTGTCGAGCAACCTCGCCGGCCTGATTCTCGGCATCTCCTCCGCGGCCAAGCAGCAGTCCGCGGCGGCGAGCAACATCACCGAGACCATGAACACGATCCAGTCGATCACCGCGCAGACCTCGCAAGGCGCGAACCAGACGGCGCAGTCGATCGGCAACCTCGCGCAGCTGGCCGCCAACCTGCGTCGTTCGGTCGCCGACTTCAAGCTGCCGGCCTGA
- a CDS encoding response regulator, with product MARILIIEDSPTDTAVLTQLLERHGHEVLASTSAEDGIEACRREKPALVLMDVVLPGMNGFQATRALARDADTKHIPVLIVSTKGMETDQAWGMRQGAKGYLVKPPREDVLIGEIDRLLGSAG from the coding sequence GTGGCCCGCATCCTGATCATCGAGGACTCACCGACCGATACGGCGGTGCTGACCCAGTTGCTTGAACGCCATGGCCACGAGGTGCTGGCGTCGACCAGCGCCGAGGACGGCATCGAGGCGTGCAGGCGCGAGAAGCCCGCCCTGGTGCTGATGGACGTCGTGCTCCCGGGCATGAACGGCTTCCAGGCCACGCGCGCGCTGGCGCGCGACGCCGACACCAAGCACATCCCGGTGCTGATCGTGAGCACCAAGGGCATGGAGACCGACCAGGCCTGGGGCATGCGCCAGGGCGCCAAGGGCTACCTGGTCAAGCCGCCGCGCGAGGACGTGCTGATCGGCGAGATCGACCGCTTGCTGGGGTCTGCGGGATGA
- the gshB gene encoding glutathione synthase, protein MPLNVVVVMDPIESIRIAKDSTFAMLLEAQRRGHALHYVLPGGLGMDHGVARARLAPLRVRDDPAGWFELGQPSQRALEAGDLVLMRRDPPVDADYLHDTLILGAAQRQGAQVVNDPRGLRDMNEKLAALEFPQCCPPTVVARDAATLKAFVADHGDAVLKPLDGMGGRSIFRARAGDANLNVILETLTDGGRHLAMAQRYLPEIVDGDKRILLIDGEPVDWCLARIPQGDEFRGNLAAGGRGEGRPLSERDRWIAAQVGPEVKRRGMRFVGLDVIGDWLTEVNVTSPTCIRELDAQFGINIAGLLFDAIEAGPGR, encoded by the coding sequence ATGCCCCTGAATGTCGTGGTCGTCATGGATCCGATCGAGTCGATCCGGATCGCCAAGGATTCGACCTTCGCGATGCTGCTGGAAGCGCAGCGCCGCGGCCATGCGCTGCATTACGTGCTGCCAGGCGGGCTTGGCATGGATCATGGCGTGGCCCGCGCGCGGCTCGCGCCGCTGCGCGTGCGCGACGATCCGGCAGGCTGGTTCGAACTGGGACAGCCGTCACAACGTGCGCTGGAGGCCGGCGACCTCGTGCTGATGCGCCGCGACCCGCCGGTGGACGCCGATTACCTGCACGACACCCTGATCCTGGGCGCCGCCCAGCGCCAGGGCGCGCAGGTGGTCAACGATCCGCGGGGCCTGCGCGACATGAACGAGAAGCTGGCCGCGCTCGAGTTCCCGCAATGCTGCCCGCCCACGGTGGTCGCGCGCGATGCCGCCACGCTCAAGGCCTTCGTCGCCGACCACGGCGACGCGGTGCTCAAGCCGCTGGACGGCATGGGGGGCCGTTCGATCTTCCGCGCCAGGGCCGGCGACGCCAACCTCAACGTGATCCTGGAGACGCTGACCGACGGCGGCCGCCACCTGGCGATGGCGCAGCGCTACCTGCCGGAGATCGTCGACGGCGACAAGCGCATCCTGCTGATCGACGGCGAGCCGGTGGACTGGTGCCTGGCGCGGATCCCGCAGGGCGACGAGTTCCGCGGCAACCTCGCCGCCGGCGGCCGCGGCGAGGGCCGGCCGCTGAGCGAGCGCGACCGCTGGATCGCCGCCCAGGTCGGTCCGGAAGTGAAGCGCCGCGGCATGCGCTTCGTCGGCCTCGACGTGATCGGCGACTGGCTGACCGAGGTCAACGTCACCAGCCCGACCTGCATCCGCGAGCTCGATGCGCAGTTCGGGATCAACATCGCGGGGCTGCTGTTCGACGCGATCGAAGCCGGCCCCGGCCGATGA